A genomic stretch from Phycisphaerae bacterium includes:
- a CDS encoding NfeD family protein: MLNMGAGFSTSGFARRSLTVAALTLAATASTFAVAGEGTTTAPAAHRGAIVTIEDEINDVTLASMKRRVEQAREDGADLIVFEMNTPGGLVSSALEICTYIKNITDLKTVAWVKPSAYSAGAMISLACNEVVMASASKMGDCAPIVISPTEGLQELGKTERAKAESPILKEFRDSAHRRGYDPLLCEAMVRQGYEIWWLEKGPGGERRFVLKDEKEKLLGEKNSPWRPVEKMKDPVSGGELDVRQPVVEDRDLLTLTQSEAVAFGFAKAIVSSENELRSHYGITGVLERFTTTWSEDVADFLSSPVVRTILMMLIMLGVYAEFNAPGHFVGGAVALIALMVFLGAPYITGVADAWEILLVVLGVILLGVEIFVLPGFGVAGILGILLIFVGFIATFVPAEPGPIIVPRMPGTWLGLKTGLQVVFGGLLLAMVGMWALNKFLPKMPGARGLFLAPASATNIVAAGLDIPAGPQQIVQLGDRGRTLTQLRPAGKAQINGRRVDVIAQGLMIDDGREVEIVEISGGRVVVREVRGA, encoded by the coding sequence ATGTTGAACATGGGAGCGGGGTTTAGCACGTCCGGCTTCGCGAGGCGCTCCCTTACGGTCGCGGCTCTGACTTTGGCGGCAACGGCGTCGACGTTCGCTGTGGCCGGTGAGGGGACGACGACCGCGCCGGCGGCGCATCGCGGCGCCATCGTGACCATCGAGGACGAAATCAACGATGTGACGCTCGCCTCCATGAAACGCCGGGTCGAACAGGCCCGCGAGGACGGGGCCGATCTCATCGTCTTCGAGATGAATACGCCCGGTGGGCTGGTCAGTAGCGCGCTGGAGATCTGCACCTACATCAAGAATATCACGGACCTCAAGACCGTCGCGTGGGTGAAGCCTTCGGCGTATTCGGCGGGGGCGATGATTTCGCTGGCCTGCAATGAGGTGGTGATGGCCAGCGCCAGCAAAATGGGCGACTGCGCACCGATTGTCATCTCACCGACGGAGGGGTTGCAGGAACTGGGCAAGACCGAGCGGGCCAAGGCGGAGAGCCCGATTCTCAAGGAGTTTCGCGACAGCGCCCATCGTCGGGGGTATGACCCCCTGCTTTGCGAGGCGATGGTTCGCCAGGGTTACGAAATCTGGTGGCTGGAGAAGGGGCCGGGTGGCGAGCGGCGGTTCGTGCTCAAGGACGAGAAAGAAAAACTGCTCGGCGAGAAAAACAGCCCCTGGCGGCCGGTCGAGAAGATGAAAGATCCCGTTTCCGGCGGGGAGCTCGACGTGCGCCAACCCGTGGTGGAGGACCGCGATTTGCTCACCCTCACGCAGAGCGAGGCGGTGGCCTTCGGGTTCGCCAAGGCGATCGTCAGCAGCGAGAACGAACTGCGCTCGCACTACGGCATCACGGGTGTGCTGGAGCGCTTCACGACGACGTGGTCGGAGGATGTGGCGGACTTTTTGAGTTCGCCGGTCGTTCGCACGATCCTGATGATGCTCATCATGCTTGGCGTGTATGCCGAGTTCAATGCGCCGGGGCACTTTGTCGGTGGGGCCGTCGCGTTGATCGCCCTGATGGTTTTCCTCGGCGCGCCGTACATCACGGGCGTCGCGGATGCGTGGGAGATCCTGCTCGTCGTGCTTGGCGTCATCCTGCTGGGAGTGGAGATCTTCGTGCTGCCGGGGTTCGGCGTCGCAGGCATCCTCGGGATTCTGCTGATTTTCGTCGGGTTTATCGCCACTTTTGTGCCCGCGGAGCCCGGACCGATCATCGTCCCACGCATGCCCGGCACGTGGCTCGGACTGAAGACGGGGTTACAAGTAGTGTTTGGCGGGCTGCTCCTGGCGATGGTGGGGATGTGGGCGCTGAACAAGTTTCTGCCGAAGATGCCGGGGGCGCGCGGTTTGTTTCTTGCGCCGGCGTCCGCGACCAATATCGTTGCGGCGGGATTGGACATTCCCGCCGGACCTCAGCAGATTGTGCAATTGGGCGACCGCGGACGCACCTTGACCCAGCTTCGACCCGCCGGTAAGGCACAGATCAACGGGCGGAGAGTGGATGTCATCGCCCAGGGATTAATGATCGACGACGGACGCGAGGTGGAGATCGTCGAAATCTCCGGCGGCCGCGTGGTGGTTCGCGAAGTACGGGGAGCATAG
- a CDS encoding NfeD family protein, producing the protein MDYWLIWSLVLFAVGLVIVVVEVIVPSGGILGVAALGALVGSLVCAYQLSGWAVVALAAIELVCVPIVVVLAFKILPRTSLGRQLILSPPSSPNTGSAVPLPNAGDGFSALLGVEGKAATMLRPSGTAEFNGRRISVVTRGEMISLGSSVRVIEVEGNRIVVEAV; encoded by the coding sequence ATGGATTACTGGCTCATCTGGTCTTTGGTTCTCTTTGCCGTCGGCCTGGTCATCGTCGTGGTCGAGGTGATCGTGCCGTCGGGCGGGATACTGGGCGTGGCGGCGCTCGGGGCGCTGGTCGGCAGCCTGGTCTGTGCGTATCAACTCAGCGGGTGGGCAGTTGTCGCTTTGGCCGCCATCGAGTTGGTGTGCGTGCCGATCGTAGTGGTGCTGGCGTTCAAGATCCTCCCGAGGACTTCGCTGGGCCGGCAGCTTATATTGAGCCCGCCCTCGTCGCCGAACACCGGCAGCGCGGTACCGTTGCCCAACGCCGGCGATGGTTTTTCCGCGCTGTTGGGGGTAGAAGGCAAGGCGGCGACCATGCTTCGGCCGAGCGGCACTGCCGAGTTCAACGGGCGGCGGATCAGCGTCGTGACGCGAGGCGAAATGATCTCTTTGGGCAGCAGCGTGCGCGTCATCGAGGTCGAGGGTAATCGAATCGTCGTCGAAGCGGTTTGA
- a CDS encoding flotillin-like FloA family protein, giving the protein MSILSAAEGDVSRYLWYGLTFVGFILILVVAMVVLAFGKLWLRARFSGAPVGFGALVGMFLRRVNAPLIVDARISAVQAGVTNITTPQLESVYLVRRNPEDVRICVTGLITAHKAGLPIDMDQLQSHLFSGGNVNNVVRAMVEATRARIHLDLDSARAIDLAGRDVLDAIHTSVNPKVIDCPLASLGPDARLDAVAKDGIRLLIKARVTIRTCLERLVGGATEETIIARVGQGIVSAVGSSKSYKDVLENPDHISRVVLNQGLDAATAFEIVSVDIADVSVAGVTERANVGAFLDTERALADKQQRQAEAEGKRAMAIAREAEMRALVEENKAKLVLAEAQVPQAIADSFRSGNLGIMDYYRMRNIQSDTAMRESISKDGDQKGRPGDKPV; this is encoded by the coding sequence ATGAGCATTCTCAGTGCAGCGGAAGGTGATGTCAGCCGGTATCTCTGGTACGGCCTCACGTTTGTCGGCTTTATCCTCATCCTCGTCGTCGCAATGGTCGTGCTGGCCTTCGGCAAGCTGTGGCTTCGTGCGCGCTTCAGCGGCGCTCCCGTCGGCTTCGGAGCCCTGGTCGGCATGTTCTTGCGGCGAGTTAACGCCCCGCTGATCGTGGACGCCAGAATCTCCGCTGTACAGGCCGGCGTTACGAACATCACGACGCCTCAGTTGGAAAGCGTCTACCTCGTCCGTCGAAATCCGGAGGACGTGCGGATCTGTGTGACCGGGCTGATCACCGCACACAAGGCGGGCCTGCCGATCGACATGGATCAATTGCAGAGCCACCTTTTCTCCGGTGGAAACGTCAACAACGTCGTCCGGGCCATGGTTGAGGCCACCCGAGCGAGGATTCACCTCGATCTCGACAGCGCCCGTGCCATCGACCTGGCCGGTCGCGATGTTTTGGACGCGATTCACACGTCGGTCAATCCGAAGGTCATCGACTGCCCGCTCGCCTCGCTCGGACCCGATGCCCGGCTTGATGCCGTGGCGAAGGATGGGATCCGCCTGCTCATCAAGGCCCGCGTCACGATCCGCACCTGCCTGGAGCGGCTCGTCGGCGGGGCCACGGAGGAGACGATCATTGCCCGCGTGGGGCAGGGTATCGTGAGCGCCGTCGGATCCTCGAAGTCCTACAAGGACGTTTTGGAAAACCCGGATCATATTTCGCGAGTGGTGCTCAATCAGGGATTGGACGCCGCGACGGCGTTTGAAATCGTATCAGTTGATATCGCAGATGTGAGCGTGGCGGGCGTCACCGAGCGGGCGAACGTGGGTGCGTTCCTGGATACCGAGCGGGCCTTGGCGGACAAGCAGCAACGCCAGGCCGAGGCCGAGGGCAAGCGGGCCATGGCCATTGCCCGCGAGGCCGAGATGCGGGCCCTCGTCGAAGAGAATAAGGCCAAGCTCGTCCTCGCCGAGGCGCAAGTGCCGCAGGCGATCGCCGATTCCTTCCGCTCGGGCAACCTGGGCATCATGGACTACTATCGCATGAGGAATATCCAATCGGATACAGCGATGCGCGAATCGATCAGTAAGGACGGCGATCAAAAGGGACGACCCGGCGATAAGCCAGTGTAG
- a CDS encoding sigma-70 family RNA polymerase sigma factor — MTPLNQGNEPARRETFIPTARGPVGSIVDKLSQEDRVRLRQILSEPIEYLDHESFSRNSTAHELFSAVSRSSHRPQPWCNLAELGPIDGQPAVKCVTLNTAQELRLFLRMNYARFRMSRILKEYADNRLTAKAAGELLWWHSQAIAARCEIVQANVPLVLAMAKRTRMGNIDYAELISEGNMALLRSVDKFDCSRGFKFSTYACRAILKSFSRVAMKTSRYRGRFPTEFDPSLEKSDFLDLQRVGVEADCVDELRGILLQNTAELNDVEYKVIQARFALGQVTDEVGGGPKTLEQVGLLIGVTKERVRQIQNRALAKLRSKLQDDFLAA; from the coding sequence ATGACACCGCTGAACCAGGGAAACGAGCCGGCCCGCCGCGAGACCTTCATTCCGACCGCTCGAGGCCCCGTGGGCTCCATCGTGGACAAGCTGAGCCAGGAGGATCGAGTTCGTTTGCGGCAGATCCTCTCCGAACCGATCGAGTATCTGGATCACGAGAGCTTCTCCAGGAATTCTACGGCGCACGAGCTGTTTTCGGCCGTTTCGCGTTCGAGCCACCGGCCTCAACCGTGGTGCAATCTGGCGGAACTCGGTCCAATAGACGGTCAACCCGCCGTGAAGTGCGTCACGCTGAACACGGCCCAGGAGCTGCGGCTGTTTCTGCGAATGAACTATGCCCGATTTCGCATGTCGCGGATCCTTAAGGAATACGCGGACAATCGGCTCACGGCCAAGGCGGCAGGAGAGCTTCTGTGGTGGCATTCGCAGGCCATCGCGGCGCGGTGCGAGATCGTGCAAGCCAACGTGCCGTTGGTGCTGGCCATGGCCAAGCGTACTCGGATGGGCAACATCGATTACGCCGAACTGATCAGCGAAGGAAACATGGCCCTGTTGCGGAGCGTGGACAAGTTCGACTGCTCGCGCGGATTCAAATTCAGTACGTACGCATGCCGGGCGATTCTCAAGAGCTTCAGCCGCGTGGCCATGAAGACCAGCCGGTATCGCGGCCGCTTCCCGACGGAATTCGACCCGTCGCTGGAGAAGAGTGACTTCCTCGATTTGCAACGGGTCGGCGTCGAGGCCGACTGCGTGGACGAGCTTCGGGGGATCCTCCTGCAGAACACGGCGGAGCTAAACGACGTCGAATATAAGGTCATTCAGGCCCGCTTTGCGCTGGGTCAGGTGACCGACGAGGTCGGCGGGGGGCCCAAGACGCTGGAGCAGGTCGGTCTGCTCATCGGCGTGACGAAAGAGCGCGTGCGACAGATACAGAACCGGGCCCTGGCGAAGCTGCGCAGCAAGCTGCAGGATGATTTCCTGGCGGCGTAG
- a CDS encoding PDZ domain-containing protein encodes MISLPLTWILTFTLTLPALAAGGKDCALLAAAGDPANPSDEYSIVWLAADDQASAGQAPKMIVRKLDEDDEDVAPVGNIEPGGPWLGIQFGPVPKPLASHLKIEGEAGQMVLNVAEGSPADTAGLQQFDVITQIDGQQASADIGDFLERVRAFTPNEVHTFSLLRGGQSQQVQVTVGTRPDDFESLEYKYETPMEDLAHGKVFGRGGMLEKDDQGNWVFKGLNMKDLPDAFHAIPDVGDMDFQFNFPIPGPDGGDGQQVYVFKNKGETLNIVREQDGRITVTRTKIEDGKKDTTTTTYENEDDLKARDPDAHKSMSHGPAKFGPRKFKFYQDGQWQDALKNSEEAMKHYEDAIRQFHDGKGGFAFGFHKPSTSFETTPDGKIRVTIRKGDDELVENYDSAEALRSANPNLFKKYQKFQEKSETP; translated from the coding sequence ATGATCTCTCTCCCCCTGACGTGGATACTGACATTCACCCTGACCCTCCCGGCTTTGGCCGCAGGCGGCAAAGACTGCGCGCTCCTCGCGGCCGCCGGCGATCCTGCCAATCCGTCCGACGAGTATTCGATCGTCTGGCTCGCTGCCGACGATCAAGCCTCGGCCGGGCAGGCCCCGAAAATGATCGTGCGCAAACTCGACGAGGACGACGAAGACGTCGCCCCGGTCGGCAATATCGAACCCGGCGGACCCTGGCTGGGTATCCAGTTCGGCCCGGTCCCCAAGCCACTGGCCTCGCACCTCAAGATCGAAGGCGAAGCCGGGCAGATGGTCCTCAACGTCGCCGAAGGCTCCCCCGCCGATACGGCCGGTCTCCAGCAGTTCGACGTGATCACCCAGATCGACGGCCAACAGGCCTCCGCGGACATCGGCGATTTTCTGGAGCGTGTCCGCGCTTTCACCCCCAACGAAGTGCACACCTTTTCGCTCCTCCGCGGCGGTCAGTCGCAGCAGGTTCAAGTCACAGTGGGCACACGGCCCGACGATTTTGAATCCCTCGAATACAAGTACGAAACGCCGATGGAAGACCTCGCCCACGGCAAAGTCTTCGGCCGCGGCGGCATGTTGGAAAAAGACGACCAGGGCAACTGGGTCTTTAAGGGTCTCAACATGAAGGACCTGCCCGACGCCTTTCACGCCATCCCCGACGTCGGCGATATGGACTTCCAGTTCAACTTCCCGATCCCCGGCCCCGATGGCGGCGACGGTCAACAGGTTTACGTGTTCAAGAACAAGGGCGAAACGCTGAACATCGTTCGCGAACAGGACGGCCGGATCACCGTCACGCGGACGAAAATCGAGGATGGGAAAAAAGACACCACAACCACGACCTATGAAAACGAGGACGACCTCAAGGCCCGTGATCCGGACGCCCACAAGTCCATGAGTCACGGCCCGGCTAAGTTCGGTCCGCGGAAGTTCAAGTTCTACCAGGACGGTCAGTGGCAGGATGCCCTGAAAAACTCTGAAGAAGCGATGAAGCACTACGAGGACGCCATTCGGCAGTTCCACGACGGCAAGGGCGGCTTCGCCTTCGGCTTCCATAAGCCGAGCACCAGCTTCGAGACAACTCCCGACGGAAAAATTCGCGTCACGATCCGCAAGGGCGACGACGAACTGGTCGAGAACTACGACAGTGCCGAAGCCCTGCGCTCCGCCAATCCCAACCTCTTCAAGAAATACCAGAAGTTCCAGGAGAAGTCAGAAACGCCGTAA
- a CDS encoding RNA polymerase sigma factor gives MDAAPVLTVEDIDCRLIEAAQRGDRSALDALVRRHDRLVRSIVYSTLGHPGLVDDVAQHVWTRVCEQIGSLEDPARWRGWLCTTARNAAIDAGQKAARDRKRQSSADGIELVGDTQSDPARSVMQTEQHRRVLNAIRGLPPIYREPFLLRHMEDWSYAQIGEALSLPVDTVETRLVRARRLLRSALADLNVQRNEGHERGI, from the coding sequence GTGGACGCAGCGCCGGTTTTGACGGTGGAGGACATCGACTGCCGGCTGATCGAGGCCGCGCAGCGGGGTGACCGATCCGCGCTGGACGCCCTCGTGCGACGCCATGATCGATTGGTCCGTAGCATCGTCTATTCGACGCTCGGCCACCCCGGACTGGTCGACGACGTGGCCCAACATGTTTGGACCCGCGTCTGCGAGCAGATCGGCTCGCTCGAAGATCCCGCCCGTTGGCGGGGCTGGTTATGTACGACGGCCCGAAACGCCGCCATCGACGCCGGCCAGAAGGCCGCTCGGGATCGCAAGCGGCAATCTTCGGCCGATGGCATCGAACTCGTCGGCGACACGCAATCCGATCCGGCGCGTTCGGTCATGCAGACCGAACAGCACCGGCGAGTGCTGAATGCCATCCGTGGCCTGCCGCCGATCTATCGCGAGCCCTTCCTCCTCCGCCACATGGAGGATTGGAGCTACGCCCAGATCGGCGAAGCGCTGTCCCTCCCCGTGGACACGGTCGAGACGCGGCTGGTCCGGGCAAGACGATTGTTGCGATCCGCCTTGGCGGATCTGAATGTGCAGAGAAATGAAGGCCATGAACGAGGAATTTGA
- a CDS encoding PDZ domain-containing protein encodes MIKNSLPARPLPILTSAVLVATLTARVVAQGATSPSTSGGDWSRIVPGDARFYVELRNLGEIRTFWQGIGIWHTVREMAQDKAQPTSRPWPSRAEELLGLGSEDAITHLLGHRSALIAAESSQWNGGVVLAELESTPDLEALLKRWEARQQADEGPVKRYTLAGGILLAVSDRTLVLGPADDPDGLWGRTVLLLGGRRGPSLAARSDYGALRSRLSGDPQGLLFSAWQPDDPYAFAGCTRLVATAQVAASEINCDLMGQLPAPRPDESPLSAADLAALPASTLAVWAGPVDFAGIIRKNAEGRFGSPETLAGIFLDVLTASRFGDTSFIEQLGPTVRLVAAIDPGAAGGAVDLPALTLLIESKKRTEIIEHLDGLLGIFVAMLQYAPSPSSEPAPGASVELQRCEDVELHSIRIGPFLAHRFRLEFLDNIELAWAYVDDALLLSTSRRHSEQIVRALRRKADRLDRFPDAIAIFPPSGRREEMTECFYLRGRALSEMLSNWLASLEGSESPARQPEWWRTWLDERLGQRDKLGLALGADPADPRRAVVLEIDEGSPAAGYLEIGDRIIGVGGSPVATAQEIARRYRRRGGATEFSLDVVRGEKTIRVQIPVAPSPMTGLDDFDPVRALRQIATLSRHAESVSVWRFASRRDRLDAQVRVRWQPPGPSR; translated from the coding sequence ATGATCAAAAATAGCCTCCCTGCCCGCCCTCTTCCAATTCTGACTTCCGCAGTTCTCGTTGCCACCCTCACCGCGCGGGTCGTGGCACAAGGCGCAACTTCGCCGTCGACGAGCGGCGGAGACTGGTCGCGAATCGTGCCCGGCGACGCCCGGTTTTATGTCGAGCTGCGCAATCTTGGGGAGATACGCACCTTCTGGCAGGGGATTGGAATCTGGCACACCGTCCGCGAGATGGCACAGGACAAGGCGCAGCCGACGAGCCGGCCGTGGCCGAGCCGGGCGGAAGAATTACTGGGCCTGGGGTCCGAAGATGCGATCACGCACCTCTTGGGGCATCGATCGGCGCTCATCGCGGCTGAGTCCTCGCAGTGGAATGGCGGGGTGGTGCTGGCCGAGTTGGAAAGTACTCCCGATCTGGAAGCGCTGCTCAAACGGTGGGAGGCGCGACAGCAAGCGGACGAAGGGCCCGTCAAGCGTTACACGCTGGCCGGCGGCATTCTGCTGGCGGTCTCCGATCGCACCCTCGTACTCGGCCCGGCCGATGATCCGGATGGACTGTGGGGTCGCACCGTGCTGCTGCTCGGAGGGCGGCGCGGCCCTTCGTTGGCGGCCCGGTCCGATTACGGCGCGCTACGGTCACGGCTGTCGGGCGATCCACAGGGCCTGCTCTTTTCGGCGTGGCAACCGGATGATCCTTACGCCTTCGCGGGCTGTACGCGGCTGGTGGCCACGGCGCAGGTAGCGGCTTCGGAAATCAACTGCGATCTGATGGGTCAACTTCCGGCGCCGCGTCCCGACGAATCGCCGCTGTCGGCGGCGGACCTCGCCGCGCTGCCCGCGTCGACGTTGGCCGTCTGGGCCGGGCCGGTCGATTTTGCCGGGATCATTCGCAAGAACGCAGAGGGCCGATTCGGCAGCCCCGAGACGCTGGCGGGGATTTTTCTCGACGTCCTGACCGCAAGCCGGTTCGGGGATACGTCGTTTATAGAGCAACTGGGGCCCACGGTCCGCCTCGTCGCAGCGATCGATCCGGGCGCCGCGGGCGGGGCCGTGGACCTGCCGGCCCTGACGCTGTTGATTGAGTCGAAAAAACGAACGGAGATTATTGAACATCTCGACGGGCTGCTGGGAATTTTTGTGGCGATGCTTCAATACGCGCCGAGCCCCTCGTCGGAGCCGGCGCCCGGCGCGTCGGTGGAGCTTCAGCGCTGTGAGGATGTCGAACTCCACAGCATTCGGATCGGCCCCTTCCTCGCTCATCGATTTCGCCTCGAATTCCTTGACAACATCGAACTGGCCTGGGCCTACGTCGATGACGCGCTCTTGCTCTCCACATCGCGCCGCCATTCGGAGCAGATCGTCCGCGCCCTGCGCCGCAAGGCCGATCGTCTGGACAGGTTTCCCGACGCCATAGCGATTTTTCCCCCCAGCGGCCGCCGGGAAGAGATGACTGAGTGCTTCTATCTTCGCGGCCGCGCGCTCTCGGAGATGTTGTCCAACTGGCTGGCCTCTCTGGAGGGAAGCGAGTCGCCGGCGAGGCAACCGGAATGGTGGCGAACGTGGCTGGACGAGCGCCTGGGCCAACGCGACAAGCTCGGGCTGGCTCTTGGGGCGGATCCCGCCGATCCTCGGCGCGCCGTGGTTCTGGAGATCGACGAGGGTTCGCCCGCCGCCGGTTATTTGGAAATTGGCGATCGCATTATCGGGGTCGGTGGATCACCGGTCGCGACGGCGCAGGAGATTGCGCGGCGCTATCGCCGTCGCGGCGGGGCGACGGAGTTCTCGCTGGATGTTGTGCGCGGGGAAAAGACGATCCGCGTCCAGATCCCCGTTGCCCCGTCGCCGATGACCGGGCTCGACGATTTCGATCCCGTGCGGGCGCTGCGGCAGATTGCGACGCTTTCGCGGCATGCGGAGTCGGTGAGTGTGTGGCGCTTTGCGTCGCGGAGAGACCGATTGGATGCGCAGGTGCGGGTGCGATGGCAGCCGCCGGGGCCATCGCGCTAA
- a CDS encoding oligopeptide transporter, OPT family — translation MKDDAAASGTGQVPEHRPYVPAESLIPEMGFAPVIVGAILGIIFGASSLYLVLKVGMTVSASIPIAVLSITLFRAAKPFVGRNATILENNIVQTTGSAGESIAFGVGVTMPALLILGYDLEVVRVMLVAVLGGLLGVLMMIPLRRVFIVKQHGKLVYPEGVACADVLIVGEKGGSSAATVFGGFGLAFLYQIMMMGLKMWKDIPSRLLHFTRADGSTIFNFKGASVALEASPALLGVGYVIGPRIACIMVGGGIMASWLLTPAIKLFGEGLAEPLFPAEKPISQMSLDEIWHDYVLYIGAGAVAAGGIISMIQSLPTILGSVKAGFGDLAAKGGVSTGRVGSRMDRDMSMKVVILGCLALVIAIYLAPMLNVDHPLEALLIVFFGFLFVTVSARLTGEIGSSSNPISGMTVATLLLTCLIFVAVGWTGPGYRLTALSIAAIVCIACSNGGTVAQCLKTGYIVGATPRSQQIAILVGALTSALVIGWTLLLLNDTATVYSKKDLPPVAIDASKLDSTAKERPAGAYAASDSKEYLVLQARAGEIAGVPQGKYLVNDAGEISYLVDPGINGKLKAQDDGTRVDKYNAPKAALMSFIVDGILTQKLPWDLVLLGVSIAIVLELAGIPSLPFAVGVYLPLASSTPIFFGGMARYFADRLARRSAAESEMSPGVLLSSGYIAGGSIAGIVCAVFAAFATDLSKKLEIGVTVFGEAANSAWLPMIPFGLLVLVLLVIGGRKSRAF, via the coding sequence ATGAAAGACGACGCAGCAGCAAGCGGAACGGGGCAAGTCCCGGAGCATCGGCCCTACGTACCGGCAGAATCACTCATCCCGGAAATGGGCTTCGCGCCGGTCATCGTCGGGGCGATCCTTGGGATCATTTTCGGCGCATCGTCGCTCTATCTGGTACTCAAAGTCGGAATGACCGTCTCAGCGTCGATTCCGATCGCCGTGTTGTCGATCACGCTCTTTCGCGCTGCCAAACCATTCGTCGGTCGCAACGCCACCATTTTGGAAAACAACATTGTTCAGACGACCGGTTCGGCAGGGGAATCCATCGCCTTCGGCGTGGGCGTCACCATGCCGGCGCTACTAATCCTGGGGTATGACTTGGAGGTCGTGCGCGTCATGCTCGTCGCCGTCCTGGGCGGGCTGCTTGGCGTGCTCATGATGATCCCGTTGCGGCGGGTTTTCATTGTGAAGCAGCACGGCAAACTGGTTTATCCCGAAGGTGTCGCCTGTGCGGACGTCCTGATCGTCGGCGAGAAGGGTGGATCGAGCGCGGCCACTGTGTTCGGGGGTTTCGGGCTGGCCTTCCTGTATCAGATCATGATGATGGGGCTGAAGATGTGGAAGGACATTCCGAGCCGCCTTCTGCATTTTACCCGCGCCGATGGCAGCACAATCTTCAATTTCAAAGGGGCGTCCGTGGCCCTCGAGGCTTCGCCCGCGCTGCTCGGCGTAGGCTACGTAATCGGACCGAGAATCGCCTGCATCATGGTCGGCGGCGGCATTATGGCGTCCTGGCTCCTCACTCCCGCCATCAAACTGTTTGGCGAGGGATTGGCCGAACCGCTCTTTCCCGCCGAGAAACCCATCAGTCAGATGAGCCTGGACGAAATCTGGCACGACTATGTCCTTTACATTGGCGCGGGAGCCGTAGCGGCGGGCGGAATCATCAGCATGATTCAATCCCTTCCGACGATCCTCGGTTCGGTCAAGGCGGGCTTCGGAGACCTCGCGGCAAAGGGCGGAGTCTCCACCGGTCGCGTGGGTTCCCGAATGGATCGCGACATGTCCATGAAAGTGGTGATCCTCGGATGTCTCGCCCTGGTCATTGCCATCTATCTCGCTCCCATGTTGAATGTTGATCATCCGCTGGAGGCGCTCCTCATCGTCTTCTTCGGCTTCCTATTTGTCACGGTCTCCGCCCGGCTCACGGGCGAGATCGGCTCGTCGTCCAATCCCATTTCAGGAATGACGGTTGCGACGCTGCTACTAACCTGCCTGATCTTTGTCGCCGTCGGCTGGACCGGGCCCGGTTACCGGCTCACCGCATTGTCCATCGCCGCAATTGTCTGCATCGCCTGCTCGAACGGCGGAACGGTGGCCCAATGCTTGAAGACCGGCTACATCGTCGGCGCAACGCCGCGCAGCCAGCAAATTGCCATCCTGGTCGGGGCGCTGACCTCGGCATTGGTTATTGGATGGACCTTGCTGCTGCTCAACGACACCGCCACGGTCTATTCCAAAAAAGATTTGCCGCCTGTCGCGATCGACGCGTCAAAGCTTGATTCGACGGCGAAGGAAAGACCGGCCGGAGCGTATGCGGCGAGTGATTCCAAGGAATACCTTGTCCTGCAGGCGCGGGCGGGAGAAATCGCCGGCGTCCCGCAAGGCAAATACCTCGTAAACGACGCGGGAGAGATTTCCTATCTCGTTGATCCTGGCATCAACGGCAAGCTGAAGGCGCAGGATGATGGAACGCGCGTCGACAAGTACAACGCGCCCAAGGCCGCACTGATGTCTTTTATCGTGGACGGCATCCTGACACAAAAGTTGCCGTGGGACCTGGTGCTTCTCGGCGTGTCCATCGCCATCGTTCTGGAACTGGCGGGCATTCCTTCTCTTCCCTTTGCAGTCGGGGTCTATCTGCCGCTTGCTTCCTCAACCCCGATCTTCTTTGGCGGCATGGCGCGATATTTCGCGGATCGGCTGGCACGGCGATCCGCCGCCGAGTCCGAGATGAGCCCGGGCGTTCTGCTCTCCAGCGGCTATATCGCGGGCGGGTCGATCGCCGGGATTGTTTGCGCCGTTTTCGCCGCTTTCGCAACCGATCTGTCCAAAAAGCTCGAGATCGGCGTAACGGTGTTTGGCGAGGCCGCAAACTCCGCGTGGCTGCCAATGATCCCCTTCGGTCTGCTTGTGCTGGTGCTCCTGGTGATTGGAGGAAGAAAGTCCCGGGCCTTTTAG